A genomic region of Staphylococcus roterodami contains the following coding sequences:
- a CDS encoding lantibiotic dehydratase, with translation MNTIYEPSSICMIRTPLLSVEFFNLFLNTEHIKYSDLQLNAQTKESILTTTFNLYRTLKEINFDGDNKKVRDAKESLLKYLIRMSTRPTPFGLLSGINLGHFLNEPTRLKVGNSIQKYVKVDGEWLYKLISYIESNDEYYQNLKVIWNSKAHIINDRIYLNELSAIYLNNNKDASFSIKNSDLLMFIKTIVTHNNITFSNLAEKINQEFEINDISKVKAYIHNLVSKEIIYSTIRPPLSNSDNLNYILNKLSLHKDDFVEKIREIQILVSAYEKTEIGFGEELYKDIIQHMKALFKCKNYLQIDTKIDMINNQLHQDIAKNISEAAYLLWLLSRNNVGLTDLKNLHNRFIEKYGFEQLVNVKDLISDITGFGTTIFQEEQTDENNIVMLKQKFLHALRNNEEIVINENDVESLINDNTINNYHAPISADVYAELYIGDYYNQYNELIVISPLTASFNAGATFGRFHHLVDSETLYKLEHEKAHYYQNMMRDDNVEMISINNVPKYPRNHNVLTNHDSYEYSLNLGSSYSDSKHELNLDDIYVGATFNKLYLYSCQLNKRVLFESNNMYNFLKESNLYRLLREISMESVKYIEPMNDVSIDSFSYSPRIRYKNVILKPAYWKINEMVLPLPKNEEWDQQFLKYQEQFNIPNIVNLVYGDNKILLNLSLTNHRYLLMKEYKKHKRVRLVESFLPQSNNDHVYEIVTPIYKKTAYCGPEIEIPKYKNTDIEYDKEWFAIHIYIEKSSQNTFIIDNLYPFVKHLKDRGDIDQYFLMRYIKQGDILKLRLYRNDENYAEIYSILKKWLSHVRQTTEVSDYEFVSYEPEFFRYGGKNTINEIESFFEYDTNLAVNVIENDFKFERPFIVAISIMYLFKMLSISNEERMEIVNNYVPTSFKSKEIRPFKNELVTICNPANNFEYMTKHYSNIYRFLKNDNQILSYLNEGLKKPLTTKRSRIIGSLIHMRCNRIFGIDKDQETFVLSIVKEIVKTQKHWCGDKND, from the coding sequence ATGAACACTATTTACGAACCATCAAGTATTTGTATGATTAGAACACCTTTATTATCAGTTGAGTTTTTCAATTTATTTTTAAATACTGAACACATTAAATATAGCGACTTACAATTAAATGCTCAGACGAAAGAATCTATACTAACAACAACATTTAATTTATATCGTACTTTAAAAGAAATAAATTTTGATGGCGATAACAAGAAGGTTAGAGATGCTAAAGAAAGTTTATTAAAATATTTAATTAGAATGTCAACACGTCCAACGCCATTTGGATTATTAAGTGGTATTAATTTGGGTCATTTTTTAAATGAACCAACACGTCTTAAAGTTGGAAATAGTATTCAAAAATATGTGAAAGTCGATGGCGAATGGTTGTATAAACTGATTAGTTATATTGAGAGTAATGATGAATATTATCAAAATTTGAAAGTTATTTGGAATAGTAAAGCACATATTATCAATGATCGAATATATTTAAATGAACTAAGTGCTATTTATTTGAATAACAATAAAGACGCATCTTTTTCCATTAAAAATAGTGATTTACTCATGTTCATTAAAACAATTGTGACACATAATAATATTACTTTTTCAAATTTAGCTGAAAAGATAAATCAAGAATTTGAAATTAATGATATTTCTAAAGTAAAAGCATATATTCATAATCTTGTCTCGAAAGAAATTATATATTCAACAATCAGACCACCGTTATCAAATAGTGATAATTTAAATTATATTTTAAATAAACTTTCTTTACATAAAGATGATTTTGTAGAAAAAATTAGAGAAATCCAGATATTGGTATCAGCTTATGAAAAAACAGAAATTGGATTTGGTGAGGAATTATATAAGGACATTATTCAACATATGAAGGCGCTATTCAAATGTAAAAATTATCTTCAAATTGATACCAAAATTGACATGATTAACAATCAATTACATCAAGATATAGCAAAAAATATATCCGAAGCAGCGTACTTATTGTGGCTTTTATCTAGAAATAATGTCGGATTAACAGATTTAAAAAATCTTCACAACCGTTTTATTGAAAAATATGGATTTGAACAACTTGTGAATGTTAAAGATTTAATTTCAGATATAACAGGTTTTGGGACAACAATTTTTCAAGAAGAACAAACTGACGAAAATAATATTGTAATGCTAAAGCAAAAATTTTTGCATGCTTTGAGAAACAACGAAGAAATTGTCATCAATGAAAATGACGTAGAATCATTGATTAACGATAACACGATAAATAATTATCATGCACCAATTAGCGCCGATGTATACGCTGAACTTTACATTGGAGATTATTATAATCAATATAATGAGCTCATTGTAATTAGTCCTTTAACGGCGTCTTTTAATGCTGGTGCTACATTTGGACGATTTCATCATTTAGTTGATTCTGAAACTTTATATAAATTAGAACATGAAAAAGCGCATTATTATCAGAACATGATGCGTGATGACAATGTAGAAATGATTTCTATAAATAATGTACCGAAATACCCACGAAATCATAATGTATTAACTAATCATGACTCATACGAATATTCATTGAATTTAGGAAGTAGTTATAGTGATTCAAAGCATGAACTGAACTTAGATGATATTTATGTTGGTGCTACTTTTAACAAGTTATATTTATATTCTTGCCAACTTAATAAAAGAGTACTATTTGAATCAAATAATATGTATAACTTTTTAAAAGAAAGTAATTTATATCGATTGTTAAGAGAAATTTCAATGGAATCTGTGAAATACATTGAACCTATGAATGATGTGAGTATTGATTCATTTAGTTATTCACCAAGAATCAGATATAAAAATGTCATTCTTAAACCAGCATATTGGAAAATCAATGAGATGGTATTACCTTTACCTAAAAATGAAGAATGGGATCAACAATTTTTGAAATATCAGGAACAATTCAATATACCCAACATAGTAAATTTAGTTTATGGAGATAACAAAATTCTCCTGAATTTATCATTAACCAATCATAGATATTTATTGATGAAAGAATATAAGAAGCATAAACGTGTACGTTTAGTAGAATCATTTTTACCACAATCAAACAATGACCATGTGTATGAAATTGTTACACCTATTTATAAAAAAACTGCATATTGTGGACCTGAAATTGAAATTCCAAAATATAAAAATACAGATATTGAATATGACAAAGAATGGTTTGCAATACACATTTATATCGAAAAATCTTCACAAAATACATTTATCATCGATAATTTGTATCCATTTGTAAAACATCTTAAAGATAGGGGCGATATTGATCAATATTTTTTAATGCGCTATATCAAACAAGGTGACATTTTAAAGTTGCGATTATACAGGAATGACGAAAATTACGCAGAAATATACAGCATCTTGAAGAAGTGGTTATCACATGTTCGACAAACGACAGAAGTTTCAGATTATGAATTTGTATCATACGAGCCAGAATTTTTTAGATATGGTGGAAAGAACACGATTAATGAAATAGAATCTTTCTTTGAATATGACACGAATTTAGCTGTCAATGTTATTGAAAATGATTTTAAGTTTGAGCGACCATTTATTGTTGCAATTTCAATAATGTATTTATTTAAGATGTTGTCAATTTCGAATGAAGAGCGTATGGAAATTGTTAATAACTATGTACCTACATCATTTAAAAGTAAAGAGATTAGACCTTTTAAAAATGAACTTGTAACTATATGTAATCCTGCTAATAATTTTGAATATATGACTAAACACTATAGTAATATATATCGATTTTTAAAAAATGACAATCAAATTTTAAGTTACTTAAATGAAGGGCTTAAAAAGCCTTTAACTACTAAAAGGTCAAGGATTATTGGTAGCTTAATTCATATGCGCTGCAATCGAATATTTGGCATTGATAAGGATCAAGAAACATTTGTTTTATCTATTGTAAAAGAAATTGTTAAAACTCAAAAGCATTGGTGTGGTGACAAAAATGACTGA
- a CDS encoding gallidermin/nisin family lantibiotic produces MEKVLDLDVQVKANNNSNDSAGGERITSHSLCTPGCAKTGSFNSFCC; encoded by the coding sequence ATGGAAAAAGTTCTTGATTTAGACGTGCAAGTTAAAGCGAATAACAACTCAAATGATTCAGCAGGTGGCGAACGTATTACAAGTCATAGTTTATGTACTCCTGGTTGTGCTAAGACGGGTAGTTTTAATAGCTTCTGCTGTTAA
- a CDS encoding leukocidin/hemolysin toxin family protein has protein sequence MKMSKLVKSSIATSIALLILSNTVDAAQHITPVSEKKVDDKITLYKTTATSDNDKLNISQILTFNFIKDKSYDKDTLVLKAAGNINSGYKKPNPNDYKYSQFYWGAKYNVSVSSESNDSVNVVDYAPKNQNEEFQVQQTLGYSYGGDINISNGLSGGGNGSKSFSETINYKQESYRTTIDRKTNHKSIGWGVEAHKIMNNGWGPYGRDSYDQTYGNELFLGGRQSSSNAGQNFLPTHQMPILSRGNFNPEFIGVLSHKQNDARKSKIKVTYQREMDRYTNQWNQLHWIGNNYKSQNIATFTSTYEVDWQNHTVKLIGTDSKETNPGV, from the coding sequence ATGAAAATGAGTAAATTAGTCAAATCATCAATTGCAACATCAATTGCATTGCTTATACTATCGAATACAGTTGATGCAGCACAACACATAACACCAGTAAGCGAGAAAAAAGTAGATGACAAAATCACTTTATACAAAACGACTGCAACATCAGATAATGATAAATTGAATATATCTCAAATATTAACTTTTAATTTCATTAAAGATAAAAGTTATGATAAAGATACTTTAGTACTTAAAGCTGCAGGGAATATTAATTCAGGTTATAAAAAGCCGAATCCAAATGATTACAAATACTCACAATTTTATTGGGGGGCAAAATATAATGTTTCTGTTAGTTCAGAGTCCAATGATTCTGTAAATGTTGTTGACTATGCTCCTAAAAATCAAAACGAAGAATTCCAAGTTCAACAAACATTAGGTTATTCATATGGTGGAGATATTAATATATCAAATGGTTTATCTGGTGGAGGAAATGGATCAAAATCATTTTCTGAAACTATCAATTATAAACAAGAAAGCTATAGAACAACAATTGATAGAAAAACAAATCATAAATCAATTGGCTGGGGTGTTGAGGCACACAAAATTATGAATAACGGTTGGGGGCCATATGGTAGAGATAGTTACGACCAAACATACGGCAATGAACTATTTTTAGGTGGCAGACAAAGTAGCTCAAATGCAGGTCAAAACTTCTTGCCAACACACCAAATGCCGATACTTTCACGTGGAAACTTTAACCCAGAATTTATCGGTGTACTTTCTCACAAACAGAATGATGCCAGAAAATCGAAAATCAAAGTAACTTACCAAAGAGAAATGGATAGATATACTAATCAATGGAACCAATTACACTGGATTGGCAATAATTATAAAAGTCAAAATATAGCTACGTTTACATCTACTTATGAAGTTGATTGGCAAAACCATACTGTTAAATTAATTGGTACAGATTCTAAAGAAACTAATCCAGGAGTATAA
- the lukE gene encoding bi-component leukocidin LukED subunit E, with protein MFKKKMLAATLSVGLIAPLASPIQESRANTNIENIGDGAEVIKRTEDVSSKKWGVTQNVQFDFVKDKKYNKDALIVKMQGFINSRTSFSDVKGSGYELTKRMIWPFQYNIGLTTKDPNANVINYLPKNKIETTDVGQTLGYNIGGNFQSAPSLGGNGSFNYSKTISYTQKSYVSEVEKQNSKSVKWGVKANEFVMPDGKKSAHDRYLFVQTPNGPSGSARDYFVPDNQLPPLIQSGFNPSFITTISHEKGSSDTSEFEISYGRNLDISYATLFPRTGIYAERKHNAFVNRNFVVRYEVNWKTHEIKVKGHN; from the coding sequence ATGTTTAAGAAAAAAATGTTAGCAGCAACTTTGTCAGTTGGATTGATTGCACCTTTAGCATCTCCGATTCAAGAATCTAGAGCGAATACTAATATTGAAAATATTGGTGATGGTGCTGAAGTAATCAAACGTACGGAGGATGTAAGTAGTAAGAAATGGGGCGTTACTCAAAATGTCCAATTCGACTTTGTAAAAGATAAAAAATATAACAAAGACGCTTTAATTGTTAAAATGCAAGGTTTTATCAATTCCAGAACTTCATTTTCAGATGTGAAGGGTAGTGGATATGAGTTAACAAAACGAATGATTTGGCCTTTCCAATATAATATAGGACTGACGACTAAAGATCCAAATGCAAATGTAATTAATTATTTACCTAAAAATAAAATAGAAACTACTGATGTTGGACAGACATTAGGATATAACATTGGTGGTAATTTCCAATCAGCACCATCTTTAGGTGGTAATGGCTCATTTAATTATTCTAAAACAATTAGTTATACACAAAAGAGTTATGTCAGTGAAGTAGAAAAACAAAACTCAAAATCTGTTAAATGGGGTGTAAAAGCAAACGAGTTTGTTATGCCTGATGGTAAAAAATCTGCGCATGATAGATATTTATTCGTACAAACTCCTAATGGTCCATCAGGTTCAGCAAGGGATTATTTTGTCCCAGATAATCAATTACCTCCATTAATTCAAAGTGGATTTAACCCATCTTTTATAACAACAATCTCACATGAAAAAGGTTCAAGCGATACGAGTGAATTTGAAATTTCATACGGTAGAAACTTAGATATTTCATATGCGACTTTATTCCCTAGAACTGGTATTTACGCAGAAAGAAAGCATAATGCATTTGTAAATAGAAACTTTGTAGTTAGATATGAAGTTAACTGGAAAACACATGAAATTAAAGTGAAAGGACACAATTAA
- a CDS encoding DUF1828 domain-containing protein, translated as MKTIEERMNEYFNWLKQNYIFKELDSSTEITTPFKNHLNDFIRIYADTLPNNEIRLSDDGLTINELEMLGIDINTKTRTKLIQNILNQFNLKLIDKEIIADIKNESFAQSKHNLIQGILKIYDLTLTTKSNVTNMFYEEVFEFLYDEEIRGLAQVSVSGESGLKYSIDYIVSETKSQPEKLVNFTNNLDFNKITNEAYIYRDIKPNRPSRNKLEPIMLIIVNDVDHPINERAQTVAEHENLEILKWSNKSKIIETLTS; from the coding sequence GTGAAGACTATCGAAGAAAGAATGAACGAATATTTCAACTGGTTAAAACAAAACTATATCTTCAAAGAATTAGATAGTTCTACAGAAATTACTACTCCCTTTAAGAATCATTTGAATGATTTTATTAGAATATATGCTGATACACTACCTAATAATGAAATTCGTCTATCAGATGACGGATTGACGATTAATGAATTAGAAATGTTGGGTATTGATATAAACACAAAAACAAGAACAAAATTGATACAGAATATTTTAAATCAATTTAATTTAAAATTAATTGATAAAGAAATTATAGCGGATATTAAAAATGAAAGTTTTGCTCAGTCTAAACATAATTTAATTCAAGGTATATTGAAAATTTATGATCTTACCTTAACTACTAAATCTAATGTTACAAACATGTTCTATGAAGAAGTATTTGAATTCTTATATGATGAAGAAATAAGAGGATTAGCACAAGTTTCTGTTTCTGGAGAATCAGGTTTAAAATATTCTATTGATTATATTGTTTCAGAAACAAAGTCACAACCAGAAAAACTAGTTAACTTTACAAATAACTTAGATTTTAACAAAATTACCAATGAAGCTTATATTTATCGAGATATCAAACCAAACAGACCATCTAGAAATAAGTTAGAACCTATCATGTTAATAATAGTAAATGATGTAGATCATCCGATAAATGAAAGAGCGCAAACTGTAGCAGAACATGAGAACCTTGAGATTTTAAAATGGTCTAATAAATCAAAAATCATCGAAACTTTAACCTCATAA
- a CDS encoding alpha/beta hydrolase → MTDVIIVHSMHGNSRNHWYQWLKHNLTLEGYHVTLFNFESPETKTVDQWIEAMTKQINVRKKDTYFVTHGLGSITALKYIEMIDQPIEGFFSIAGFKEDAEKIDLDIDLSNVTIDYDNIKKKVDHFYGLSSKNDKYVSYKETQRLMNALEGNLRIVEDGGHFLEEDGFETFTALQDRMQDYMTR, encoded by the coding sequence ATGACAGATGTAATCATTGTTCATTCTATGCATGGAAACAGTAGAAATCATTGGTATCAGTGGCTAAAACATAATTTGACTTTAGAAGGGTACCATGTAACATTATTTAATTTTGAATCACCTGAAACGAAGACAGTGGATCAATGGATTGAGGCTATGACGAAACAAATTAACGTTCGAAAGAAAGATACATATTTTGTAACGCATGGTTTAGGTTCAATTACAGCTTTAAAATATATTGAAATGATTGATCAGCCGATAGAAGGCTTTTTTAGTATTGCAGGTTTTAAAGAAGATGCTGAAAAGATTGATTTAGATATCGACTTAAGTAATGTGACAATTGACTACGATAACATTAAAAAGAAAGTCGATCATTTTTATGGATTGAGTTCTAAAAATGACAAATACGTTTCATATAAAGAGACTCAACGATTAATGAATGCATTAGAGGGGAACTTGCGAATCGTGGAAGATGGAGGGCACTTCTTAGAAGAAGATGGCTTTGAAACATTTACAGCGTTGCAAGATCGAATGCAAGATTATATGACACGATAG
- a CDS encoding protoporphyrinogen oxidase yields the protein MTKSVAIIGAGITGLSSAYFLKQQDPNIDVTIFEASNRPGGKIQSYRKDGYMIELGPESYLGRKTIMTELAKDIGLEQDIVTNTTGQSYIFAKNKLYPIPGGSIMGIPTDIKPFVITKLISPLGKLRAGLDLIKKPIQMQDGDISVGEFFRARLGNEVLENLIEPLMGGIYGTDIDKLSLMSTFPNFKEKEESFGSLIKGMKDEKNKRLKLRQLYPGAPKGQFKQFKHGLSSFIEALEQDVIKKGVSIQYNTTVDDIITSQKQYKIVYNDQLEEVYDGVLVTTPHQVFLNWFGQDPAFDYFKTMDSTTVATVVLAFDEKDIENTYDGTGFVIARTSDTDITACTWTSKKWPFTTPEGKVLIRAYIGKPGDTAVDDHTDDELVSIVRKDLSKMMTFKGDPEFTIVNRLTKSMPQYHVGHIQQIRQIQAHIKQSYPRLRVTGASFEAVGLPDCIVQGKVAAEEIVAEL from the coding sequence GTGACTAAATCAGTGGCTATAATAGGAGCGGGAATCACAGGCTTATCAAGTGCATATTTTTTAAAACAGCAAGATCCTAATATTGACGTAACAATCTTTGAAGCATCGAATCGACCGGGGGGAAAGATTCAATCTTATCGTAAAGATGGTTATATGATTGAACTTGGTCCTGAATCTTATTTAGGTAGAAAAACTATAATGACAGAATTAGCTAAAGATATAGGATTAGAACAGGACATTGTTACAAATACGACTGGACAATCATATATTTTTGCGAAAAATAAATTATATCCGATTCCAGGTGGTTCAATTATGGGTATTCCAACAGATATTAAACCATTTGTTATTACAAAATTAATATCGCCACTTGGTAAATTAAGAGCAGGATTAGATTTAATCAAAAAGCCTATACAAATGCAAGATGGTGATATTTCAGTAGGTGAATTTTTCAGAGCAAGATTAGGTAATGAAGTACTCGAAAATTTAATTGAACCATTAATGGGTGGTATTTATGGTACTGATATCGATAAATTAAGTTTGATGAGTACATTTCCTAATTTTAAAGAGAAAGAAGAATCGTTTGGAAGCTTAATCAAAGGTATGAAAGATGAGAAAAATAAACGTCTTAAACTGCGACAATTATATCCGGGTGCACCAAAAGGTCAATTTAAGCAGTTTAAACATGGCTTAAGTTCATTTATAGAAGCATTAGAACAAGATGTAATTAAAAAGGGTGTATCAATTCAATATAATACGACAGTAGATGATATTATTACGTCTCAAAAACAATATAAAATTGTTTACAATGATCAACTAGAAGAAGTGTATGATGGCGTATTAGTAACGACGCCACATCAAGTGTTTTTAAATTGGTTTGGTCAAGATCCAGCTTTTGATTATTTTAAAACAATGGATAGCACAACGGTTGCCACTGTAGTATTAGCATTTGATGAAAAGGATATTGAAAATACTTATGATGGTACTGGATTCGTTATAGCAAGAACGAGTGATACAGACATTACAGCTTGTACTTGGACGTCAAAGAAATGGCCATTTACTACGCCAGAAGGTAAGGTGTTGATTCGTGCCTATATAGGTAAACCAGGTGACACCGCTGTCGATGATCATACAGATGATGAGTTAGTTTCAATTGTGCGTAAAGATTTAAGTAAGATGATGACATTTAAAGGTGACCCCGAATTTACAATTGTGAATCGATTGACGAAAAGTATGCCTCAATATCATGTTGGTCACATTCAACAAATCAGACAGATTCAAGCACATATTAAACAATCATATCCACGACTTAGAGTAACTGGTGCATCTTTTGAAGCGGTTGGACTGCCAGATTGTATTGTGCAAGGTAAGGTAGCTGCTGAAGAAATAGTCGCAGAGTTGTAG
- the hemH gene encoding ferrochelatase — translation MTKKMGLLVMAYGTPYTESDIEPYYTDIRHGKRPTEEELQDLKDRYEFIGGLSPLAGTTDEQAEALVSALNKAYADVEFKLYLGLKHISPFIEEAVEQMHNDGITEAITVVLAPHYSSFSVGSYDKRADEEATKYGIQLTHVKHYYEQPKFIEYWTNKVNETLVQIPEDEHKDTVLVVSAHSLPKGLIEKNNDPYPEELKHTALLIKEQSNIENIAIGWQSEGNTGTPWLGPDVQDLTRDLYEKHHYKNFIYTPVGFVCEHLEVLYDNDYECKVVCDDIGANYYRPEMPNTHPLFIGAIVDEIKSIF, via the coding sequence ATGACTAAAAAAATGGGCCTATTAGTTATGGCATATGGTACACCTTATACAGAGAGTGATATTGAACCATATTATACGGATATAAGACATGGTAAACGTCCAACTGAAGAAGAACTACAAGATTTGAAGGATAGATATGAATTTATTGGAGGATTATCACCATTAGCGGGTACAACGGACGAACAAGCAGAAGCATTAGTTTCTGCTTTGAATAAAGCATATGCTGACGTTGAGTTTAAACTTTATTTAGGTTTAAAACATATTTCGCCATTTATTGAAGAGGCAGTAGAACAAATGCATAATGATGGTATTACAGAAGCTATTACAGTCGTATTAGCGCCGCACTATTCTTCATTTTCAGTAGGGTCATATGACAAACGTGCAGATGAAGAAGCTACAAAATATGGTATTCAACTGACGCATGTTAAACATTATTATGAACAACCTAAATTCATTGAGTACTGGACGAATAAAGTTAATGAAACTTTGGTTCAAATTCCAGAGGATGAACATAAAGATACTGTATTGGTCGTTTCAGCACATAGTTTGCCAAAAGGTTTAATCGAAAAAAATAATGATCCATATCCAGAGGAATTAAAACATACTGCACTTTTAATCAAAGAACAATCTAATATTGAAAATATCGCGATTGGTTGGCAATCTGAAGGTAATACAGGTACACCATGGTTAGGACCAGATGTACAAGATTTAACACGTGATTTATATGAAAAACATCATTACAAAAACTTTATATACACACCAGTTGGCTTTGTATGTGAACATTTAGAAGTTCTATATGACAATGATTATGAATGTAAAGTGGTTTGTGATGACATTGGTGCGAATTATTATCGACCGGAAATGCCGAATACACATCCATTATTTATCGGTGCAATTGTTGATGAAATAAAGTCCATATTTTAA
- the hemE gene encoding uroporphyrinogen decarboxylase, producing MVHNKNNTILKMIKGEETTHTPVWFMRQAGRSQPEYRKLKEKYSLFEITHQPELCAYVTHLPVDNYHTDAAILYKDIMTPLKPIGVDVDIKSGIGPVIHNPIKTIQDVEKLSQIDPERDVPYVLDTIKLLTEEKLNVPLIGFTGAPFTLASYMIEGGPSKNYNFTKAMMYRDEATWFALMNHLVDVSVKYVTAQVEAGAELIQIFDSWVGALNVEDYRHYIKPHMMRLINEVKEKHDVPVILFGVGASHLINEWNDLPIDVLGLDWRTSINQAQQLGVTKTLQGNLDPSILLAPWDVIEERLKPILDQGMEHGKHIFNLGHGVFPEVQPETLRKVSEFVHNYTQR from the coding sequence ATGGTGCATAATAAAAACAATACAATTTTAAAAATGATCAAAGGTGAAGAAACAACACATACACCTGTTTGGTTTATGCGACAAGCTGGCCGATCGCAACCAGAATATCGTAAATTGAAAGAAAAATATTCACTATTTGAAATTACGCATCAGCCGGAGTTGTGCGCTTATGTAACACATTTACCAGTTGATAATTATCATACAGATGCAGCAATTTTATACAAAGATATTATGACGCCATTAAAGCCAATTGGTGTAGATGTTGACATTAAATCTGGTATTGGACCTGTAATACACAATCCAATTAAAACAATTCAAGATGTTGAGAAACTTTCTCAAATAGACCCCGAACGAGATGTACCTTATGTACTTGATACAATTAAACTTTTAACAGAAGAAAAGTTAAATGTACCTTTAATTGGTTTTACTGGTGCACCATTCACATTAGCATCATATATGATAGAAGGTGGACCTTCGAAAAATTATAATTTCACAAAGGCAATGATGTATAGAGATGAAGCAACTTGGTTTGCATTAATGAATCACTTAGTCGATGTATCAGTTAAGTATGTGACTGCTCAAGTTGAAGCGGGTGCCGAATTAATTCAAATTTTCGATTCATGGGTAGGGGCTTTAAATGTCGAAGATTATAGACATTATATTAAACCACACATGATGCGATTAATAAATGAAGTTAAAGAAAAGCATGATGTGCCAGTCATTTTATTTGGTGTAGGAGCAAGTCATTTAATTAATGAATGGAATGATTTACCAATTGATGTATTAGGATTAGATTGGAGAACTTCAATAAACCAAGCGCAACAATTAGGTGTAACTAAAACATTACAAGGAAATCTTGATCCATCCATTTTATTAGCTCCTTGGGATGTCATAGAAGAAAGGTTGAAGCCAATTTTAGATCAAGGTATGGAACATGGAAAACATATTTTCAACTTAGGTCATGGCGTATTTCCAGAAGTACAACCTGAAACATTACGTAAAGTAAGCGAATTTGTTCATAATTATACACAAAGATAA
- the traP gene encoding signal transduction protein TRAP produces MKKLYTSYGTYGFLNQIKINNPTHQLFQFSASDTSVIFEETDGETVLKSPTKYDVIKEIGEFSEHHFYCAIFIPSTEDHAYQLEKKLISVDDNFRNFGGFKSYRLLRPAKGTTYKIYFGFADRHAYEDFKQSDAFNDHFSKEALSHYFGSSGQHSSYFERYLYPIKE; encoded by the coding sequence ATGAAGAAACTATATACATCTTATGGCACTTATGGATTTTTAAATCAAATAAAAATCAATAACCCGACCCATCAACTATTCCAATTTTCAGCATCAGATACTTCAGTTATTTTTGAAGAAACTGATGGTGAGACTGTTTTAAAATCACCTACAAAATATGATGTTATCAAAGAAATTGGTGAATTTAGTGAACATCATTTCTATTGTGCAATCTTCATTCCATCAACAGAAGATCATGCATATCAACTTGAAAAGAAATTGATTAGTGTAGACGATAATTTCAGAAACTTTGGTGGCTTTAAAAGCTATCGTTTGTTAAGACCCGCTAAAGGTACTACATACAAAATTTATTTTGGATTCGCTGATCGACATGCATATGAAGACTTCAAGCAATCTGATGCCTTTAACGACCATTTTTCAAAAGAAGCGTTGAGTCATTACTTTGGTTCAAGTGGTCAACATTCAAGTTATTTCGAAAGATATTTATACCCGATTAAAGAATAA